Proteins encoded by one window of Yamadazyma tenuis chromosome 2, complete sequence:
- the SUN4 gene encoding Sperm-associated antigen 4 protein (EggNog:ENOG503NUJ1; CAZy:GH132; COG:O), translating into MKFFSLAILLNISAVLVNAAPLEDCDEVRVHAHHKHKRDVVYDYAYVTVTVDGSGNLVGAASSSAAVATTPSTTTTSSSFATTSTSTTSTGTTSTGTTTSATTSAAVETSSSGGSSGGSSGDLSAYSDPTEEFEDGVLDCSDFPSGQGVVALDHLGFGGWSGIYNSDTSTGGSCKEGSYCSYACQPGMAKTQWPSEQPSNGVSVGGLLCKNGKLYKSNSNSNYLCEWGENKASVVSELDKTVAICQTDYPGTENMVIPTVVSGGSSSPLTTIDQDSYYTWQGGKTSAQFYVNNAGVDWTTGCTWGSSGSGYGNWAPLNFGAGASGGIAYLSLIPNPNNLDAANFNVKIVADGDSTVSGSCVYENGKYNGDGTDGCTVGVTSGKAKYVLYN; encoded by the coding sequence ATGAAGTTCTTTAGCTTGGCTATTCTACTTAACATATCGGCCGTATTGGTCAATGCTGCCCCTTTAGAAGACTGTGACGAAGTTAGAGTTCACGctcaccacaaacacaagaGAGATGTTGTTTATGACTATGCGTATGTGACCGTTACTGTTGATGGAAGCGGAAATTTGGTGGGTGCAGCTTCCTCTTCTGCCGCAGTTGCAACCACTCCTTCCACTACTACTACTTCTAGTAGCTTTGCTACTACTAGTACCAGTACTACCAGCACCGGTACCACCAGTACTGGTACTACCACCAGTGCTACCACCAGTGCTGCTGTGGAAACAAGTTCGAGTGGTGGCTCAAGTGGTGGCTCAAGTGGTGACTTGTCTGCCTACTCTGACCCCactgaagagtttgaagatggtgtGTTGGACTGTAGTGATTTCCCTTCAGGCCAAGGTGTGGTTGCCTTGGACCACTTAGGATTCGGAGGATGGTCCGGAATTTACAACTCTGACACCTCCACTGGCGGAAGTTGTAAGGAAGGTTCTTACTGTTCTTATGCTTGTCAGCCTGGTATGGCCAAAACTCAATGGCCTTCCGAACAACCTTCCAACGGGGTTTCTGTGGGAGGTTTATTATGTAAGAACGGAAAGTTGTACAagtccaactccaactccaactacTTGTGTGAATGGGGTGAAAACAAGGCTTCTGTTGTATCTGAACTTGACAAGACAGTTGCTATTTGTCAAACTGATTACCCAGGTACTGAAAACATGGTGATTCCAACTGTTGTCAGTGGAGGTTCGTCTTCACCTTTGACCACTATTGACCAAGACTCTTACTATACTTGGCAAGGAGGAAAGACTTCTGCTCAATTCTATGTGAACAATGCTGGTGTCGATTGGACTACTGGATGTACATGGGGTTCTTCTGGAAGTGGATACGGTAACTGGGCTCCTTTGAACTTTGGAGCTGGTGCCAGTGGAGGTATTGCTTACTTATCATTGATTCCTAACCCAAATAACCTTGATGCTGCCAACTTTAACGTCAAGATTGTTGCTGATGGAGACTCTACTGTCAGTGGATCTTGTGTGTACGAGAATGGTAAGTATAATGGAGATGGAACTGATGGATGTACTGTTGGTGTTACTTCCGGTAAGGCCAAGTATGTTTTGTATAACTAA
- the CAN1 gene encoding arginine transporter Can1 (COG:E; EggNog:ENOG503NUN0) encodes MSDYEKGPDLITSTGSPSGKFHQGEKDLNVVSTNSHENLLGDFQHQQVQRQLKPRHISMIAIGGTIGTGLFVSTGGVLAEAGPVSSLISFIFIGTLVFAVIQGLGEMATYIPISGSFTQFTTRWCSPALGAANGYCYWFSWAITYALELSVVGQIIFYWTDAVPLGAWIGIFFVILTSANMFPVKFYGEIEFWISFLKVIAVFGWLIYALCIVCGAGKTGPIGFRYWRNPGPWGPGILEENINTARFLGWLSSLISAAFTFQGCELIGIASGEMKSPKSLPKAIRSIYIRIIVFYLLSMFFMGLLIPYTNPRLGGDGYAVSSPFVIAMDLAGTKVLPDIFNGVLLITIISAGNSNIYCGSRILYGLGQAGVGPKFFTLTTKHGVPYVAVIITSLFGLLAFLVLSENGSTVFDWLLNITAVAGLISWGWISVTHLKFMAILKQRGISRNSLPFKAVLMPYLSQYATITIFVLVFLQGFSCFWNITASGFFTSYISVILFVVAYIAFHFYFNGFGKRTFSKEAFWIPVEECDIDSGVREIDEYFVEPEPTNLWEKIWAVLA; translated from the coding sequence ATGTCCGATTACGAGAAAGGACCAGATCTCATCACTTCTACTGGATCGCCTTCGGGTAAGTTCCACCAAGGTGAGAAGGACCTTAACGTGGTGTCCACCAACTCTCATGAAAACTTATTGGGAGACTTTCAGCACCAGCAAGTCCAGAGGCAATTAAAACCAAGACACATTTCCATGATCGCCATTGGTGGTACCATCGGTACGGGTCTTTTTGTGTCTACAGGAGGAGTCTTGGCCGAGGCCGGCCCTGTGTCATCGTTGATTTCGTTTATTTTTATAGGTACGTTGGTGTTTGCGGTGATTCAGGGTTTGGGGGAAATGGCCACCTACATTCCAATTTCGGGTTCTTTCACCCAATTTACCACCCGGTGGTGTTCTCCCGCGTTGGGAGCCGCCAACGGCTACTGCTACTGGTTCTCGTGGGCCATCACCTATGCGTTGGAATTGTCGGTGGTGGGCCAGATTATCTTTTACTGGACCGATGCTGTGCCATTGGGAGCATGGATTGGAATCTTCTTTGTGATTTTGACATCGGCCAATATGTTCCCTGTCAAGTTCTATGGAGAAATCGAGTTTTGGATCTCgttcttgaaggtgattGCCGTGTTTGGATGGTTAATTTATGCTCTTTGTATTGTTTGTGGGGCAGGTAAAACCGGGCCTATTGGCTTCAGATACTGGAGAAACCCCGGCCCTTGGGGACCCGGGATCTTGGAGgaaaacatcaacaccGCCCGGTTTTTGGGATGGTTATCCTCATTGATTAGTGCAGCTTTCACCTTTCAGGGTTGTGAGTTGATTGGTATTGCCTCGGGTGAAATGAAGTCGCCCAAATCGTTGCCCAAGGCCATTCGCTCCATCTACATCAGAATCATTGTGTTTTACCTCTTATCGATGTTCTTCATGGGATTATTGATTCCTTACACCAACCCTCGGTTAGGAGGGGATGGGTATGCTGTGTCATCTCCATTTGTGATTGCCATGGACTTGGCCGGCACCAAGGTGTTACCAGATATCTTCAACGGAGTGTTGTTGATCACCATTATTTCGGCTGGAAACTCCAACATTTACTGTGGATCCAGAATCTTGTACGGATTGGGCCAGGCCGGTGTGGGACCCAAGTTCTTTACCTTGACCACCAAACATGGAGTGCCATACGTGGCAGTCATCATCACCTCGTTGTTTGGGTTGTTGGCGTTCTTGGTGTTGTCAGAAAACGGAAGCACTGTTTTCGACTGGTTATTGAATATCACCGCCGTGGCGGGTTTGATCTCCTGGGGATGGATTTCCGTCACCcacttgaagttcatggCCATCTTAAAGCAGAGAGGTATCTCCAGAAACTCGTTGCCATTTAAGGCCGTGCTCATGCCTTACTTGTCACAATATgccaccatcaccatttttgTGTTGGTGTTTCTCCAGGGATTCTCGTGCTTCTGGAACATTACCGCCTCCGGCTTCTTCACCCTGTACATCTCCGTCATCTTATTTGTGGTGGCCTACATCGCATTCCACTTTTACTTTAATGGCTTTGGCAAACGCACGTTTTCCAAGGAAGCTTTCTGGATCCCCGTGGAAGAATGTGACATTGACAGTGGAGTCAGAGAAATCGACGAGTACTTTGTCGAGCCCGAACCAACCAACCTCTGGGAGAAGATTTGGGCCGTGCTTGCGTAA
- the SET1 gene encoding histone methyltransferase set1 (COG:B; BUSCO:EOG09264CH7; EggNog:ENOG503NVQQ), which yields MSYNNYNYGYGHRHKPQENGNGYGAHPNSIKKSYGSSYHPENKPSSGNGRAFTWSPFPQSPQTNSIASRATSASHSPRTVAHERLPIAKSLNVAKNELSGTDVDTGINSHDEKFPTLMIHSNYLGKLEFSTPVDSSKTFKVVYDPELDKTLSKAEKKSKHAKLKFRDLKTVKSFDPRLTFQGGLDSYLNKPNKRSKKFPFKQLPQTKFVYNKDSLGPAPLTEIVIWELPTTVSEIYMSNYFKTYGNAIKDLKFINDSVNGVPLGIATFEFQGKLEKSARLADKVIKDSKESGIKMDGVQVKVGLNDHDSNFLNGKIRAAEAKLKASLFKLQEEKKKRAKLFEEEQKRQKSEEQKRQKLEQQKAHSPNKLFQVTTQKEPSTKPKKQKSNITITSIVHKNKVVSGVFLPTDLNRYIKDRPFIFIRDKYIPTKRIASSDIKRVLNKYSWTRVLSEREGFFIVFNSLKECERCFYKEDGVKFYEYSMIMEMCIPEGFYSDSNNEIGRATDVVNEAANMLIKDFETYLTKDIRERIIAPVILDLLSDDKYPTIMAELKAQEAAQKKENSAPLFSSNLLRQEAMSLLASKRTQVLPLPSFRKKPPTTKAQPKKRALIPMSHALNYDVDSDESEDESSRSMTPVPGLKRQHSSAISVTTEAQDEKDDVKHKKIKRTFLYQSSEDDMEVDGDETEAKAKAQESSEETKDDVDYSQLDEVYQPTFDFPRPVYETRYPLPKDEFDIEKLKDMVKDEEDYELLKEVLSEQEPNKDIKNIQYWAWKMREEVRNIPDIVQDDEELILPLDSRLESTTGSFKSDGYKKISDQDKIEYLPHRRKVDKPLKTIQNDDDDMEKSNQQSSNIHSSRVNRANNRRFAADISAQKQAIGSETDILSLNTLAKRKKPVSFARSAIHNWGLYALEPIAAKEMIIEYVGESIRQQVAEHRERSYLKTGIGSSYLFRIDENTVIDATKKGGIARFINHCCSPSCTAKIIKVDGKKRIVIYALRDIEANEELTYDYKFERETNDSERIRASSFTWKYREYSAGSVEYADPVPQFDSKSFDWDRGGNTKSNSLTPLYSLSKKYIEANPGAVCLIQVGSFYELYFEQAETYGSKLGLKVATRKTSNHNVPMAGFPVIQLQKYVKILVQDLQVNVAIIDQFPGEETIGDKMIHRKVSRIVTPGTLVDETFMNYNENNYLLAISFPTGCNKQPHDPDMPVGISWIDLSVGDFYVQQTSLSELISDISRVNPSEIIISKEFINEDLPAWYSGLHDLRKYFIRYHKTAYNDLKLSFKSNLNGIRKLIETFSVREEAAMNMVLSYINVNLPERNPSLDLPMKYWNEKYLQMDSRTRDALELIERNSGTSGKSLTVGSLLNTIKKTVTPSGTRLLTEWIKSPILDIDEIKHRQEFVKFFLNNQYQATIIEKLLNSIDDFVRSAQRLTLGTGDTIGNLKSISSGLQTSDELKQFLTSNRPSEFEDLIDNFLMEFKVPSEIATEINDTFEVVSLPGVEGVLEEDTITELESNTSRSQDMVQFMVKKDHNDELKELHESLAIMKDKESILFASIRDKFLEIDDKLTVQIKQQHAKFYDVIYVNGKSKSIDLINKEFQEHIRDKRKNMVLFKSNDWKFLQFEISQQLEKIQELENQIINNLKEKTVQKVVEIRRLSKLLDFLDVTLSFSKLSHEFNLCCPQFIQGNQLVIEEGRHIVVESSLKNIGSNFTSNNTKLNRNSKQWIITGPNMGGKSTFLRQNAIIVVLAQIGCFVPASKCQMDTVDKLFTRIGASDDLFNDLSTFMVEMVEVSNILKNATKKSLAIVDEVGRGTSGREGLAIAYATLVSLIKVNKCRTLFATHFGNEIKQLLDSDSTTKQSIGFFKTGVVTEKQGDQIHLTINHKLEEGISERSYAIEVAQLAGFPKYSLKIANKAYKAL from the exons ATGTCCTACAACAATTATAATTATGGTTACGGCCATCGACACAAGCCCCAAGAGAATGGAAACGGCTACGGAGCTCATCCCAACAGCATAAAAAAGTCATACGGTCTGAGTTATCATCCGGAAAATAAACCTTCCTCCGGTAACGGAAGAGCCTTTACGTGGTCTCCATTTCCTCAATCTCCTCAAACCAATAGCATTGCATCCAGAGCTACTTCAGCATCTCACAGCCCGCGGACGGTGGCACATGAACGGCTACCCATTGCCAAATCGTTGAACGTGGCAAAAAATGAGTTGCTGGGAACTGATGTTGATACTGGAATAAACTCACACGATGAAAAGTTTCCTACACTAATGATACACAGTAACTATTTGGGTAAGCTTGAGTTTTCGACACCAGTGGATAGCTCCAAGACTTTCAAAGTGGTATACGACCCTGAATTGGATAAGACGCTTTCAAAAGCAGAGAAAAAACTGAAGCATgccaaattgaagttccGTGATCTCAAGACCGTCAAGTCATTTGACCCAAGATTGACTTTTCAAGGAGGATTGGATTCATACTTGAACAAACCAAATAAGAGATCCAAAAAGTTTCctttcaaacaacttcCCCAAACAAAATTTGTCTATAATAAAGATTCGTTAGGACCGGCTCCTTTGACGGAAATTGTTATTTGGGAGTTACCTACCACTGTCAGCGAAATCTACATGTCCAATTACTTCAAAACCTATGGGAATGCCATCAAGGACCTTAAGTTCATTAATGACTCGGTGAACGGTGTACCGCTTGGAATTGCAACTTTTGAGTTTCAAGGAAAATTGGAGAAATCGGCTAGATTGGCTGACAAAGTGATAAAAGATTCGAAAGAAAGCGGAATTAAGATGGACGGTGTGCAAGTGAAAGTCGGCTTAAACGACCATGATAGcaacttcttgaatggTAAGATAAGAGCAGCTGAAGCCAAATTGAAGGCCTCTTTGTTTAAGTTGCAAgaggagaagaagaagagagcTAAGCTTTTTGAGGAAGAACAGAAGAGACAGAAGTcagaagaacaaaagagACAGAAGTTGGAACAACAGAAGGCTCATCTGCCCAACAAATTGTTCCAAGTCACAACTCAGAAAGAGCCTTCAACCAAGCCTAAAAAACAGAAGTCCAACATCACTATTACGTCTATTGTTCACAAAAATAAAGTGGTATCAGGGGTGTTTTTACCTACTGATTTGAATCGGTATATTAAAGATAGGCCCTTCATATTCATACGTGATAAGTACATCCCCACGAAGAGAATCGCTTCTCTGGACATCAAAAGAGTATTAAATAAGTACAGTTGGACCAGAGTGTTAAGTGAAAGAGAAGGTTTCTTTATTGTTTTTAACTCACTAAAGGAATGTGAGAGGTGTTTCTACAAAGAGGACGGCGTGAAGTTCTATGAATACTCGATGATTATGGAAATGTGTATCCCCGAAGGATTCTACAGTGACAGTAACAATGAAATCGGAAGGGCTACGGATGTTGTCAATGAAGCCGCTAATATGTTaatcaaagactttgaaacgTACTTGACAAAAGATATCAGAGAAAGAATCATAGCTCCTGTGATTCTCGACTTGTTATCAGATGATAAATATCCAACCATAATGGCCGAATTGAAGGCTCAAGAAGCTGCtcaaaagaaggagaatTCCGCCCCACTATTCTCATCAAACTTACTCAGACAGGAGGCCATGTCGCTCTTGGCTTCTAAGAGAACACAGGTCCTACCTCTACCAAGCTTTAGAAAGAAACCTCCCACTACCAAAGCTCAACCGAAAAAGAGAGCCCTTATTCCCATGCTGCATGCACTCAACTACGACGTTGATTCGGACGAGTCGGAAGATGAGTCGAGTAGGTCAATGACTCCGGTTCCTGGACTAAAGAGACAGCACAGCTCCGCTATAAGCGTGACTACAGAAGCCCAGGACGAGAAAGACGACGTCAAACACAAGAAAATAAAGAGAACTTTTCTCTACCAGTCTTCTGAAGATGACATGGAAGTTGACGGAGACGAAACAGAGGCGAAGGCAAAGGCACAAGAATCATCTGAAGAAACTAAAGATGATGTGGACTACTCTCAATTGGACGAAGTTTATCAGCCAACGTTCGATTTCCCTCGTCCCGTGTATGAAACCCGCTATCCATTGCCTAAAGACGAatttgatattgaaaaattgaaagatatggtcaaggatgaagaagattatgAATTGCTTAAAGAGGTTTTACTGGAACAAGAGCCAAAtaaagatatcaagaacatcCAATACTGGGCCTGGAAGATGAGAGAGGAAGTTAGGAATATTCCAgatattgttcaagatgatgaagagttAATTCTTCCCTTGGACTCCCGTTTGGAATCCACTACCGGATCTTTCAAGAGTGATGGATATAAGAAAATCAGCGACCAGGATAAGATTGAATACTTGCCTCATCGTCGTAAAGTTGATAAACCGTTGAAGACAATCCagaatgatgatgatgacatGGAGAAGTCCAACCAACAGAGCTCCAACATCCACAGTTCCAGAGTCAACAGAGCTAACAACAGAAGGTTCGCTGCCGATATTAGTGCTCAGAAACAGGCCATAGGAAGTGAAACAGATATTTTGAGTCTAAACACATTGGCCAAGCGGAAAAAGCCCGTCTCTTTTGCAAGATCGGCCATCCACAACTGGGGATTGTACGCTTTGGAACCAATTGCAGCCAAAGAAATGATTATTGAATACGTGGGTGAAAGTATCAGACAACAAGTTGCAGAGCATCGCGAAAGATCCTATTTGAAAACCGGAATTGGCTCTTCTTACTTATTCAGGATTGATGAAAACACAGTGATTGATGCCACAAAGAAAGGAGGTATTGCCAGATTTATCAACCATTGTTGTAGTCCCAGTTGTActgccaaaatcatcaaagtcgATGGTAAAAAGAGAATTGTCATCTATGCATTGAGAGACATTGAGGCCAATGAGGAATTGACATACGATTATAAGTTCGAGAGGGAAACAAATGATAGCGAGAGAATTAG AGCCAGCTCTTTCACATGGAAATACCGAGAATATAGCGCTGGGTCTGTTGAGTATGCTGATCCCGTTCCTCAGTTCGATTCCAAATCGTTTGATTGGGACAGAGGTGGAAACACCAAACTGAACAGTTTGACTCCATTGTACTCACTTTCAAAAAAGTATATTGAGGCCAATCCCGGTGCTGTCTGCTTGATACAAGTCGGAAGTTTCTACGAATTGTATTTTGAACAAGCGGAGACTTATGGATCCAAACTAGGCTTGAAGGTAGCCACAAGAAAAACGTCAAATCATAATGTTCCTATGGCAGGATTCCCGGTGATCCAGCTTCAAAAGTACGTGAAAATCCTTGTACAAGACTTGCAAGTTAATGTGGCCATTATAGACCAATTTCCTGGAGAAGAGACGATAGGAGATAAAATGATACATAGGAAAGTATCTAGAATCGTCACACCCGGAACCTTGGTAGACGAAACCTTCATGAATTACAACGAAAACAACTATCTTTTGGCGATTTCTTTCCCAACTGGGTGCAACAAACAGCCCCACGATCCCGACATGCCAGTGGGGATATCGTGGATAGACTTGTCAGTAGGTGACTTTTACGTTCAACAGACCTCACTTTCGGAGTTGATCTCAGACATCTCAAGAGTCAATCCCAGTGAAATCATAATATCTAAAGAATTCATTAATGAAGACCTACCCGCTTGGTACTCAGGATTGCACGACTTAAGAAAGTATTTTATACGGTATCACAAAACTGCTTATAATGATCTTAAGCTCCTGTTTAAATCGAACTTGAATGGCATAAGAAAACTTATTGAGACATTCTCGGTTAGGGAGGAGGCAGCCATGAATATGGTTCTTTCGTATATAAATGTGAACTTGCCCGAAAGAAACCCTTCTTTGGACTTGCCTATGAAATACTGGAACGAGAAGTATTTACAAATGGACTCTAGAACCAGAGATGCtttggagttgattgaaCGTAATAGTGGGACCAGTGGTAAATCTTTGACTGTGGGATCATTACTaaacaccatcaagaaaACTGTCACACCCTCTGGGACCAGGCTATTAACCGAATGGATTAAGTCTCCCATACTAGATAtcgatgaaatcaagcATAGACAAGAGTTTGTCAAGTTTTTCCTCAACAATCAGTATCAAGCCACGATCATCGAGAAGCTATTGAACtccattgatgattttgttcGGAGTGCTCAGAGATTGACTTTGGGAACAGGTGATACAATCGGCAACTTAAAGTCTATATCTCTGGGGTTGCAAACTTCGGATGAGTTGAAACAGTTTTTGACGTCTAATCGTCCAAGTGAATTCGAAGATTTGATCGACAATTTCCTTATGGAGTTCAAAGTTCCCTCTGAGATAGCAACCGAGATCAATGATACGTTTGAAGTAGTCCTGTTGCCTGGAGTAGAGGGAgtgttggaagaagataCAATCACTGAACTAGAGTCAAACACTTCAAGAAGCCAAGACATGGTCCAATTCATGGTGAAAAAGGACCACAATGATgaattgaaagagttgCACGAGAGTCTAGCAATAATGAAAGATAAAGAAAGCATTCTCTTTGCCTCTATCAGGGACAAGTTCCTTGAAATAGATGACAAACTAACGGTTCAGATAAAACAGCAACATGCCAAATTCTACGATGTGATATACGTGAATGGCAAGTCCAAACTGATTGATTTAATCAACAAGGAGTTTCAGGAACACATCAGGGACAAGAGGAAAAACATGGTCCTATTCAAGTCAAATGACTGGAAGTTTCTCCAATTTGAGATCAGCCAACAGTTGGAAAAGATCCAAGAATTAGaaaatcaaatcatcaacaacttgaaggagaagaCCGTTCAAAAGGTGGTAGAGATTAGAAGATTAagcaaacttcttgactttCTTGATGTAACTTTATCCTTCTCCAAATTGTCCCATGAGTTCAACTTATGCTGTCCACAGTTTATTCAAGGCAACCAGCTTGTAATAGAAGAAGGAAGGCACATTGTAGTTGAgtcaagtttgaaaaatatcGGATCAAACTTCACAAGCAATAATACCAAGTTGAATAGGAATCTGAAACAATGGATCATCACAGGCCCTAACATGGGAGGAAAGAGTACATTCTTGAGACAAAACGCTATCATTGTGGTTCTTGCTCAAATCGGGTGTTTCGTGCCTGCTTCAAAATGCCAAATGGATACGGTTGATAAATTGTTCACCAGAATAGGAGCATCAGATGATTTGTTTAATGATCTCAGTACTTTTATGGTGGAGATGGTGGAAGTAAGcaacattttgaagaatgcCACCAAAAAGTCACTAGCTATTGTGGATGAGGTGGGAAGGGGCACAAGCGGTAGAGAAGGATTAGCAATTGCTTATGCCACATTAGTGAGTTTGATTAAAGTTAACAAATGCAGAActctttttgcaactcaTTTTGGCAATGAAATTAAGCAACTACTTGATAGTGACTCAACTACAAAGCAAAGcattggtttcttcaagactGGAGTTGTTACGGAAAAGCAAGGGGACCAAATCCACTTGACCATCAATCATAAGCTAGAAGAGGGAATCAGTGAAAGAAGTTACGCTATAGAAGTAGCACAATTAGCAGGATTCCCCAAGTATAGCTTGAAAATTGCTAATAAAGCATACAAGGCTCTCTAG
- a CDS encoding uncharacterized protein (EggNog:ENOG503NY8R; COG:S; BUSCO:EOG09263G4R): protein MEDTSTNAPEVVNAEVVTVEDPGIASSSQVAATEVNSKPASPLEDPIAVVGEANGSDKPDEDTVNTIQVDHAVDPEITQEDTTAEPDHSKDNESIHSLSDDEIQIDSNSESESDSSSSSSESDSDSDSDSDAAVDGDEVLSDNEDDKITGPIISKNEVINEVAPSLPEDYTLADKPIEPIGKITGFVDNSVIIKGDTSAEFRVLKEKSVLCLKDKVIGPLFEIFGNLKMPVYRVKFNEPDKVEEFKALKGEEVFYVVPDSEFTLTETLKSFKGSDASNFNDEEIPAEEQEFSDDEKEMAAKRKRKGKNPDKVQSKKEKPSRSLHNQGKRTFTTYNQPQQFTSYNAPQEPSFPQSPQTQPSLYGSSLPYKPQFVNQTNRSSINEASPYGVPMNSFQQPFASQQHQPQQPFPHQQPQQPFPHQQPQQPFPHQQPSSLPPTPSFAQPYRQPYNQPLQYGQPMNDGQPYGQYNPTQSQPNSNQNDQLTNALANASPEQLKLLEQLLKSQLNK, encoded by the coding sequence ATGGAAGATACAAGCACCAATGCACCAGAGGTGGTTAATGCTGAGGTTGTTACTGTTGAGGATCCAGGTATTGCTTCTTCCTCTCAAGTTGCGGCCACCGAGGTCAATTCGAAGCCTGCTTCTCCCCTTGAGGATCCTATTGCAGTTGTCGGGGAGGCTAATGGATCTGACAAACCAGATGAGGACACTGTCAACACCATACAAGTGGACCACGCTGTCGACCCAGAAATCACACAAGAAGACACCACGGCTGAACCTGATCACTCCAAAGACAACGAATCAATTCACTCCTTATCCGATGATGAAATCCAGATCGACTCTAACTCAGAATCAGAATCAgactcatcttcatcctcttcaGAGTCAGATTCAGACTCTGACTCTGACTCTGACGCCGCCgtcgatggtgatgaagtgTTATCCGACAACGAAGATGACAAGATCACAGGACCAATCATTTCCAAAAACGAGGTGATAAACGAAGTGGCTCCTTCACTTCCCGAAGACTATACCTTAGCTGATAAACCCATCGAGCCCATTGGGAAGATCACTGGGTTTGTGGACAATAGTGTAATCATCAAAGGGGACACCTCGGCCGAGTTCAGAGtattgaaagaaaagtctgttttgtgtttgaaggATAAAGTAATTGGACCGCTTTTCGAAATCTTTGGAAATCTCAAAATGCCTGTTTATCGAGTTAAGTTTAATGAACCCGACAAGGTCGAGGAGTTCAAGGCTCTTaaaggagaagaagttttcTATGTGGTACCCGATTCTGAATTCACTTTGACTGAAACCCTCAAGTCATTCAAGGGATCTGATGCTTCTAATTTCAATGATGAAGAGATCCCAGCAGAGGAACAAGAGTTTTCTGACGATGAGAAAGaaatggctgcgaaaagaaagagaaagggTAAAAACCCAGATAAGGTGCAGAGTAAGAAGGAAAAGCCTTCGAGATCTTTACACAACCAAGGCAAGAGGACTTTCACTACCTACAACCAACCTCAACAATTCACTTCATATAATGCTCCTCAAGAGCCTTCTTTTCCTCAGCTGCCTCAGACCCAACCTCTGCTTTACGGACTGTCTCTCCCATATAAACCGCAGTTTGTAAATCAGACCAACAGATCTTCAATTAATGAGGCTTCTCCCTATGGAGTTCCTATGAACCTGTTCCAGCAGCCTTTTGCATCTCAACAGcaccaaccccaacaacCATTCCcacatcaacaaccccaacaacCATTCCcacatcaacaaccccaacaacCATTCccacatcaacaaccatCATCGCTTcctccaactccatctTTTGCTCAACCTTATAGACAACCATACAATCAGCCACTTCAATATGGCCAACCAATGAATGATGGCCAACCATACGGACAGTATAATCCTACCCAATCTCAGCCTAATTCTAATCAAAACGACCAACTTACAAACGCTTTGGCAAACGCATCGCCGGAacagttgaagttgttagAACAGTTACTCAAGAGCCAGCTCAACAAATGA
- the EAF7 gene encoding esa1-associated factor (EggNog:ENOG503Q2C2; COG:K) — MKSWKLEDEIKLFHLICDYSPIGDDKDKNLAVIVEKMNDKKLKLADITQKLESLYNMKWFEEDSEDQKVKENTNAVEDDEDEDEDEDDDDDEDDDKDEDPEKSSKPSPRKSKKTTNTPPPRAPKKRTRSVVKVEEVKKTPSTRRRTRTQEDENDEEDEDEDDKDDAATPTPTPEPEPKKRKKDESPKATRRSSRKAQPTRRSTRKK; from the coding sequence atgaaAAGCTGgaagcttgaagatgaaatcaagcTCTTCCACTTGATCTGTGACTATTCACCGATCGGTGATGATAAGGACAAGAATCTTGCAGTGATTGTGGAGAAAATGAATGATAAAAAGCTCAAACTAGCCGATATTACCCAGAAGCTCGAAAGCCTATATAACATGAAGTGGTTCGAGGAAGACAGTGAAGACCAAAAAGTGAAAGAAAATACCAACGCCGTGGAGgatgacgaagacgaagatgaagatgaagatgatgacgacgacgaagatgacgataAAGATGAAGACCCCGAGAAGTCGTCCAAGCCGTCTCCACGAAAGTCCAAAAAGACCACCAATACACCTCCACCTCGAGCTCCGAAAAAGCGGACCCGTTCGGTGGTAAAAGTGGAAGAGGTTAAGAAGACGCCGTCTACAAGGCGAAGGACGCGCACCCAAGAGGACGAAAATGACgaggaagacgaagacgaagacgatAAGGACGATGCCGCAACCCCCACACCCACCCCCGAACCTGAACCCAAAAAACGTAAGAAGGACGAGTCGCCCAAGGCCACGCGGCGGTCAAGCAGAAAGGCTCAGCCCACACGGCGAAGCACACGAAAGAAATGA